The following nucleotide sequence is from Barnesiella viscericola DSM 18177.
GACGGTATTTGCCATCAAGTTCTCCAACAAGTTTGCCAACTGGGATTATCCTTATCAGAAGAGCAACCAGATATGCCTCTATTTGGGCTTGCGCGGACAGAACTATCTACGCACCTTCCCCTTTGGACAAGGTTGGGGCTTCGGTACGGTCAATCCTAAAATCTGGGAAGAGTGGCCCGATGAGGATATCCGCAAGACCGGTTCTATCTTCAACGTGACCAACCGCGACGAGGTGGTTCTGTATACCTTTGGCGCCGACTCGCATGTCGATGAAACATCGTATGTGCAAAAGAAATATATCCCCATCAATGTTTATGCCGACGGTACCCACACGGTCGTACACAATTACAGTATGGAACTGTATGGCAATACGGTCGATAACTACATGCTCAACAATACGCAGGATCTGGTGCTGATTCGTTTTGCCGATGTGCTGCTGATGGCCGCCGAGTTGAACTTGGGGAACGGGAAGGCTCAGACTTTCCTCGATCGGGTAAGAGCCCGTGTAGGATTGCCTTCGGTTCCGGCCACGTTGGACAATATCAAGAACGAGCGTCGTTTCGAGTTGGCTTTCGAGGGTGTACGTTTCTACGATTTGTTGCGCTGGCACGATGCCGACCGGGTACTCAATGAGAATCAGAAGGATATCGTGATTTATCGAAGCCGCACCGAAACGGTGACGAAGACGATTACCTACCGTCCCGAGACCAATGGCTTCCTGCAAATCCCCTTGTCGGAGATTGAATTGTCGAAAGGTGTTCTGACGGCCAATCCCGGTTGGGGCTCCGAGGCTGCCTATCAAGATATTTATTAATTTGTCTGAATTGCATCTCGGTAGATTGGGCTTCCTGAACCGCCTTTGTTCCGACGGACGGTGAAGCCCAATCTCTGAATTGTTTTGAACCTCGTTTTACTATGGAAAGAAACCGATGAAAGAAAAGATAAACGCTCTGCTGGCTCTGCTTGTATGGGGTGTGGCCTTCCCCTTGTTTGCTCAACTGCCGGTCTATCTCGACGACTCGATGCCGGTAGAGGAACGCATTGAAGATGCCTTGTCGCGTATGACACTTGAAGAAAAGATTGCCATGTGTCATGCCCAGTCCAAATTCAGTACCCCGGGGTGTCCTCGATTGGGTATTCCCGAGATTTGGATGAGCGACGGGCCTCACGGGGTAAGAATGGAGTTCGTCTGGGACGACTGGACCCATGCCCAATGGACCAACGATTCCTGTACGGCATACCCGGCTCTTACCTGTCTGGCAGCTACCTTCAACCCCGAGTTGTCTTACCGGTACGGGAAAGCTCTCGGCGAGGAGGCTCGCTATCGGGGAAAAGACATTATCCTGGGCCCTGGCGTGAATATCTATCGCACGCCGTTGAGCGGGCGTAATTTCGAGTATATGGGTGAAGACCCGTTTTTATCGTCGGTTATGGTGGTGCCTTATATCCGGGGTGTTCAGGAAAACGGAGTGGCAGCCTGTGTGAAACATTTTGTCTTGAACAACCAGGAGAAATATCGCAACGAAATCAATGTGGTGGTGAGCGACCGGGCTCTCAACGAAATCTATCTGCCGGCGTTTAAGGCTGCCGTCATGCAAGGAGGCGTGTGGGCCGTCATGGGCTCTTACAACAAATACAAGGGAACCTACTGCTCGCACAACGACACCTTGATTAACCAGATATTGAAGGGCGACTGGAAATTTGACGGGGTGATGCTGACCGACTGGGGCTCGGCCCACGACACCGACGAAGCGGCCCGGAATGGTCTGGATTTGGAGATGGGTACCTGGACCAACGGGTTGACGTGGGGATTGAGTTCGGCCTACGACCAATATTATCTGGCCCGCCCGTTCTTGGAGAAGATCAAGCGAGGCGAACTCTCCGAGAGTCTGTTGGACGAGAAGATTCGTCGAATCTTGCGCCTCTGTTTCAGGACCAACATGAACCGGGCGAGACCTTTTGGCCGGAAGCTGACCGATGAGCATACGGCTGTGGCCCGAAAGGTAGCCGAGGAGGGTATCGTGTTGTTGAAGAATGAAAATGAATTTTTCCCGATTCAGCCGGGAAGGTATAAAAAGATTGCGGTTATAGGTGAAAATGCGGTGAAAAAACTGACCGAGGGCGGAGGCTCGTCCGAGTTGAAGGCCCGTCGGGAGGTTTCGCCGTTGCAAGGGTTGATTGAAAAATATGGTAAAGAGAACATCGTGTATAGTATGGGATATGCCTCGGGAGCTCCCGATTATAACCGGGAGCTCCCCTCGGGGCTTGATGCCGATTCGCTGGTGGCCAGTGCTGTCGAGGTGGCCAAAGGTGCCGATGTCGTCTTGTTCTTCGGCGGACTGAATAAAAATTTCCGGCAAGATTGCGAGGGAGACGATCGGGAGAGTATGGATTTACCCTACGGACAGAATGAACTGCTCGATAAGATTCTGCAAGTCAATCCCAATGTGGGGGTGATTCTGATTAGTGGCAATGCCGTTTCGATGCCTTGGCTCGATAGAGTCAAAGGGTTGATGCAGTCGTGGTATCTGGGTTCCGAAGCCGGGTGGGCGACGGCCCGGGTCATCGGTGGCGAGGTGAGCCCGTCGGGGCGGTTGCCCTTCTCTATTCCTCGTCGGTTGGAGGATAACAGTGCCCACTATTTCGGGGCGAAATCCTATCCGGGCGACGGGAAGAATGTGTATTACTGCGACGACATCTTGGTGGGGTACCGTTGGC
It contains:
- a CDS encoding beta-glucosidase family protein, encoding MKEKINALLALLVWGVAFPLFAQLPVYLDDSMPVEERIEDALSRMTLEEKIAMCHAQSKFSTPGCPRLGIPEIWMSDGPHGVRMEFVWDDWTHAQWTNDSCTAYPALTCLAATFNPELSYRYGKALGEEARYRGKDIILGPGVNIYRTPLSGRNFEYMGEDPFLSSVMVVPYIRGVQENGVAACVKHFVLNNQEKYRNEINVVVSDRALNEIYLPAFKAAVMQGGVWAVMGSYNKYKGTYCSHNDTLINQILKGDWKFDGVMLTDWGSAHDTDEAARNGLDLEMGTWTNGLTWGLSSAYDQYYLARPFLEKIKRGELSESLLDEKIRRILRLCFRTNMNRARPFGRKLTDEHTAVARKVAEEGIVLLKNENEFFPIQPGRYKKIAVIGENAVKKLTEGGGSSELKARREVSPLQGLIEKYGKENIVYSMGYASGAPDYNRELPSGLDADSLVASAVEVAKGADVVLFFGGLNKNFRQDCEGDDRESMDLPYGQNELLDKILQVNPNVGVILISGNAVSMPWLDRVKGLMQSWYLGSEAGWATARVIGGEVSPSGRLPFSIPRRLEDNSAHYFGAKSYPGDGKNVYYCDDILVGYRWHDTRHIDPLFPFGYGLSYTRFEYGKAHVDRPAYASCDTVQVEVEVANVGDMDGAETVQLYVSQQNPSLLRPVKELKGFQKLFLRKGEKKWVTLNVPVQDFAFYDDRQARWVVEPDRYKLQIAASSRDVRQTVEVVVNP